A genomic window from Tachyglossus aculeatus isolate mTacAcu1 chromosome 9, mTacAcu1.pri, whole genome shotgun sequence includes:
- the CRIPT gene encoding cysteine-rich PDZ-binding protein: MVCEKCEKKLGTVITPDTWKDGARNTTESGGRKLNENKALTSKRARFDPYGKNKFAICRICKSSVHQPGSHYCQGCAYKKGICAMCGKKVLDTKNYKQTSV; encoded by the exons GCGAGAAGAAACTTGGGACTGTTATTACTCCAGACACCTGGAAAGATGGGGCAAGGAACACCACAG AGAGCGGTGGGCGAAAATTAAATGAAAACAAAGCTCTGACGTCAAAGAGGGCAAG ATTCGACCCCTACGGGAAGAACAAGTTTGCCATTTGCAGAATCTGTAAGAGTTCTGTGCACCAGCCGGGTTCGCATTACTGCCAAGGATGCGCCTACAAAAAAG gCATCTGCGCGATGTGCGGGAAAAAGGTTTTGGACACCAAGAACTACAAGCAAACATCCGTCTAG